A stretch of Falco rusticolus isolate bFalRus1 chromosome 2, bFalRus1.pri, whole genome shotgun sequence DNA encodes these proteins:
- the ABHD13 gene encoding protein ABHD13, whose amino-acid sequence MEKSWILWTFVKRWLLALASWSWSLCRICLLPLIVTFHLYGGIILLILIFVSIAGILYKFQDVLLYFPEQPSSSRLYVPMPTGIPHENIFIKTKDGVLLNLILLRYTGDNAAYSPTIIYFHGNAGNIGHRLPNALLMLVNLKVNLILVDYRGYGKSEGEASEEGLYLDSEAVLDYVMTRSDLDKTKIFLFGRSLGGAVAIHLASENSHRISAIVVENTFLSIPYMASTLFSFFPMRYLPLWCYKNKFLSYRKISQCRMPSLFISGLSDQLIPPVMMKQLYELSPARTKRLAIFPDGTHNDTWQCQGYFTALEQFIKEVIKSHSPEEMAKTSSNVTII is encoded by the coding sequence ATGGAAAAGTCATGGATACTTTGGACCTTTGTTAAAAGATGGCTACTAGCTTTGGCTTCCTGGTCTTGGAGTCTCTGCCGCATTTGTCTTCTACCCTTGATAGTAACTTTTCACTTGTATGGAGGCATTATACTACTTATATTAATATTTGTATCAATAGCGGGTATATTATATAAATTCCAGGATGTGCTGCTTTACTTTCCTGAACAGCCCTCTTCATCACGCCTTTATGTTCCTATGCCTACTGGTATACCACATGAAAATATCTTCATCAAAACCAAAGATGGAGTTCTTCTCAATCTTATTCTGCTGAGATACACAGGGGACAATGCAGCATATTCTCCAACCATCATTTACTTTCATGGGAATGCAGGCAACATCGGCCACAGGTTGCCAAATGCTTTGTTAATGCTGGTAAACCTGAAAGTAAACTTAATTCTTGTCGATTATAGAGGGTATGGAAAAAGTGAAGGAGAAGCAAGTGAAGAAGGTTTGTACTTAGATTCTGAGGCTGTGTTAGACTATGTGATGACTCGATCTGATCttgataaaacaaaaatttttctttttggccgTTCCTTGGGGGGAGCAGTAGCTATTCACTTAGCTTCTGAAAATTCCCATAGGATTTCTGCCATCGTGGTGGAGAACACCTTTCTTAGCATCCCTTACATGGCcagcactttgttttctttctttccaatgAGGTATCTTCCTTTATGgtgctacaaaaataaatttctgtccTACAGAAAAATCTCTCAGTGCAGAATGCCTTCTCTTTTCATCTCTGGGTTATCTGACCAGTTAATTCCACCAGTTATGATGAAGCAACTTTATGAATTATCCCCAGCTCGGACTAAGAGATTGGCGATATTTCCTGATGGAACTCATAATGAcacttggcagtgccagggtTATTTCACTGCCCTTGAACAGTTCATCAAAGAAGTAATAAAGAGTCACTCCCCTGAAGAAATGGCGAAAACTTCATCTAATGTAACAATAATATAA